A part of Larimichthys crocea isolate SSNF chromosome VII, L_crocea_2.0, whole genome shotgun sequence genomic DNA contains:
- the serp1 gene encoding stress-associated endoplasmic reticulum protein 1: MVAKQRIRMMNEKHSKNITQRGNVAKSTRSMSEDKGVGPWLLALFVFVVCGSAIFQIIQSIRMGM, encoded by the exons ATGGTGGCCAAGCAGAGGATCCGGATGATGAACGAGAAGCACAGCAAGAACATCACGCAGCGCGGGAACGTGGCCAAGTCCACC aggagCATGTCCGAGGACAAAGGTGTGGGTCCATGGCTGCTGGCTCTGTTCGTGTTCGTCGTCTGTGGAtcag ccatCTTTCAGATCATCCAGAGCATCAGGATGGGCATGTGA
- the mmp23bb gene encoding matrix metallopeptidase 23bb — MDTPLLLFIMMMIMKTSGSRATETRNKRYAINPVGHKWTHHNLTYRIIKFPNTLNVEDTRKAISIAFTKWSDVSPLTFTEITNGNASADITIGFYTFNHTDCWWSPLHPCFDGLNGELAHAFLPPRGEIHFDNHEFWILGKSRFSWKQGVWLNDLVQVAAHEIGHALGLWHSRDPKALMHPNATYTGQRNIAQDDIWGIQRLYGCLDKKRVCDPWARLGFCERRKTFMKKNCPQRCDLCYELLEAVTTPTPPPANVKIKMVPRGKVVGFRCGTKNPHSPPKVSWYKDGEQILTSIPGYIVMKDRDLRIVANEFNEGVYTCRIHRRGDIVSANSWAIRLKPEQPSNS; from the exons ATGGacactcctctgctgctcttcatcatgatgatgataatgaag acgTCTGGCAGCAGAGCAACAGAGACGAGAAACAAACGCTACGCCATCAACCCGGTTGGGCACAAGTGGACTCACCACAACCTCACGTACAG gatcATAAAGTTTCCGAACACTCTGAACGTCGAGGACACGAGGAAGGCCATCAGCATCGCCTTCACCAAGTGGAGCGACGTCTCTCCCCTGACCTTCACCGAGATTACCAATGGCAATGCTAGCGCTGACATCACCATCG GTTTCTACACCTTTAACCACACTGACTGCTGGTGGTCTCCTCTCCACCCATGTTTCGATGGGCTGAATGGCGAGCTGGCTCATGCCTTCCTGCCTCCACGGGGGGAAATCCACTTTGATAACCACGAGTTCTGGATCCTTGGCAAGTCCAGATTCAGCTGGAAACAAG GGGTGTGGCTAAACGACCTGGTCCAGGTGGCGGCTCATGAGATCGGCCATGCTCTTGGTCTGTGGCACTCCAGAGATCCCAAGGCTCTGATGCATCCCAATGCCACCTACACCGGACAGAGGAACATCGCCCAGGATGACATCTGGGGCATCCAGAGACTCTATG GCTGTCTAGATAAGAAGCGGGTCTGTGACCCATGGGCTAGGCTTGGGTTTTGCGAGCGGAGGAAGACCTTCATGAAGAAGAACTGTCCTCAGCGCTGTGACCTCTGCTACG AGCTTCTGGAAGCTGTTACCACACCAACGCCTCCGCCGGCCAACGTCAAGATCAAGATGGTACCCCGTGGCAAGGTGGTGGGTTTCCGCTGTGGAACCAAAAACCCCCACTCACCACCAAAAGTCAG CTGGTATAAAGATGGTGAACAGATCCTGACCTCCATCCCCGGCTACATTGTCATGAAGGACAGAGACCTTCGCATCGTCGCCAACGAGTTCAATGAGGGTGTTTATACCTGCCGAATCCATCGCCGGGGAGACATTGTGTCTGCCAACTCCTGGGCCATTCGACTGAAACCAGAACAGCCCTCAAACAGCTGA
- the ap2m1b gene encoding AP-2 complex subunit mu-B: protein MSLSVIKSSCRRHLGSDRRDAESEEERRNAVDAFRVNVIHARQQVRSPVTNIARTSFFHVKRSNIWLAAVTKQNVNATMVFEFLYKMCDVMAAYFGKISEENVKNNFVLIYELLDEILDFGYPQNSETGALKTFITQQGIKSQHHTKEEQSQITSQVTGQIGWRREGIKYRRNELFLDVLESVNLLMSPQGQVLSAHVSGRVVMKSYLSGMPECKFGMNDKIVIDKQSRASSEDGGKSGKQSIAIDDCTFHQCVRLSKFDSERSISFIPPDGDYELMRYRTTKDIILPFRVIPLVREVGRTKLEVKVVIKSNFKSSLLAQKIEVRIPTPLNTSGVQLICMKGKAKYKASENAIVWKIKRMAGMKESQVSAEIELLPTNDKKKWTRPPISMNFEVPFAPSGLKVRYLKVFEPKLNYSDHDVIKWVRYIGRSGIYETRC, encoded by the exons GAGGAACGCCGTGGACGCGTTCCGGGTTAACGTGATCCACGCCCGGCAGCAGGTGCGTTCCCCGGTCACCAACATCGCTCGCACCAGCTTCTTCCACGTGAAGCGCTCCAACATCTGGCTGGCGGCGGTGACCAAGCAGAACGTGAACGCCACCATGGTGTTCGAGTTCCTGTATAAGATGTGTGACGTCATGGCCGCGTACTTTGGCAAGATCAGCGAGGAGAACGTCAAGAACAACTTCGTCCTCATCTACGAGCTGCTCGACG AGATCCTGGACTTTGGGTACCCTCAGAACTCGGAGACCGGAGCGTTGAAAACCTTCATCACTCAGCAGGGCATTAAGAGTCAG CACCAC aCTAAGGAGGAGCAGTCTCAGATCACCAGTCAGGTGACCGGTCAGATTGGTTGGAGGAGAGAAGGAATCAAATACAGAAGAAATGAACTTTTCCTCGATGTGTTGGAGAGTGTGAACCTGCTCATGTCTCCACAGG gCCAGGTGCTCAGTGCTCATGTCTCAGGTAGGGTGGTGATGAAGAGTTACCTGAGCGGGATGCCGGAGTGTAAGTTTGGGATGAACGACAAGATCGTCATCGACAAGCAGAGCAGAGCGAGTTCAGAGGACGGAGGgaagag tggtAAACAGTCCATAGCGATTGATGACTGCACGTTCCATCAGTGTGTCCGTCTCAGTAAGTTCGACTCGGAGCGCAGCATCAGCTTCATCCCTCCGGACGGAGACTACGAGCTcatgag gtaccGGACCACCAAAGACATCATCCTGCCTTTCAGGGTCATCCCTCTGGTCCGAGAGGTGGGCCGGACCAAGCTGGAGGTCAAAGTGGTCATCAAGTCCAACTTCAAGTCCTCGCTGCTCGCCCAGAAGATCGAG GTCCGGATACCGACCCCCCTGAACACCAGCGGAGTCCAGCTCATCTGCATGAAGGGGAAGGCCAAGTACAAGGCGAGCGAGAACGCCATCGTGTGGAA gatcAAGCGCATGGCGGGCATGAAGGAGTCTCAGGTCAGTGCAGAGATCGAGCTGCTGCCGACCAACGACAAGAAGAAGTGGACCAGACCTCCGATCTCCATGAACTTTGAG gtCCCCTTTGCTCCTTCTGGTCTGAAGGTTCGTTATCTGAAGGTCTTTGAGCCCAAGTTGAATTACAGCGATCATGATGTCATCAAATGGGTTCGTTACATTGGACGAAGCGGCATCTACGAGACGCGCTGCTGA